One Rhizoctonia solani chromosome 3, complete sequence genomic region harbors:
- a CDS encoding DnaJ domain protein: MAVDLHYYEVLGVKPEASSAEIKRAYKKKALQSHPDKVSTMNPDNPTAAQDFQDISTAYETLIDDHKRAHYDRFGRDQGSSGMFEDDMSVDPDELFAHLFGGMGMGPGMFDMGGMGPEPSRGHGRRSQDSIITYEVTLEDLYNGKNVQMNMTRDVICLQCNGSGGRAKATPTKCTRCSGKGWVNVNQMLGRNQVGVSRSPCPDCDGKGTKIKEKDRCKKCKGKRTVPETKKIDFDIRKGMEDRARITLSKQGDQVPGKETGDLIFVLQLQDHQSFDRHGHSLMTVVNITLSEALTGFNRVLFTHLDGRGIRVASVKNKIVRSQDVIKITGEGMPIPNSSRKGDLYVTFVVDMPDDEWLKALDQIALEALVKLLPPKKPDPPANTVTDVSYTNADTSEFDDEWEDSDEEEEEEGPQCRHQ, translated from the exons ATGGCAGTTGATCTTCACTACTACGAAGTTTTAGGCGTCAAGCCGGAGGCCAGCTCAG CCGAAATCAAGCGAGCATACAAGAAAAAGGCTCTACAAAGTCACCCA GATAAAGTGAGCACTATG AACCCGGATAACCCTACGGCCGCTCAGGATTTCCAGGACATTTCTACAGC ATACGAAACACTTATTGATGATCACAAACGGGCCCACTATGATCGCTTCGGGCGCGACCAAGGAAGCTCCGGCATGTTCGAGGATGATATGAGTGTAGATCCCGACGAGCTGTTTGCGCACTTGTTCGGAGGGATGGGTATGGGACCTGGTATGTTCGACATGGGAGGAATGGGCCCTGAACCCTCGAGAGGCCATGGCCGTAGGAGCCAGGACTCGATCATTACGTATGAGGTTACGCTAGAGGACCTTTACAATGGGAAGAATGTCCAAATGAATATGACTCGAGAC GTTATCTGCCTTCAATGCAACGG ATCCGGGGGTAGAGCAAAGGCCACACCTACCAAGTGCACTCGGTGTAGTGGAAAAGGTTGGGTCAACGTTAATCAAATGTTAGGGCGCAACCAA GTTGGTGTTTCTCGATCTCCTTGCCCCGATTGTGACGGAAAAGGTACCAAAATCAAGGAAAAAGATCG GTGTAAGAAATGTAAAGGCAAGAGGACAGTCCCAGAAACCAAAAAG ATCGATTTTGATATCAGGAAGGGTATGGAGGACCGAGCCCGGATTACCTTATCAAAACAAGGCGACCAAGTG CCTGGGAAAGAGACAGGCGACTTGATATTTGTTCTTCAACTTCAGGATCACCAGTCTTTTGATAGACACGGCCATAGCCTGATGACGGTTGTCAACATAACACTTTCTGAAGCACTAACTGGATTCAACCGAGTTCTCTTTACTCATCTGGATGGCAGGGGAATTCGGGTTGCGTCTGTCAAGAACAAAATAGTTCGGAGTCAGGACGTAATCAAAATTACTGG GGAGGGGATGCCTATACCTAATAGTTCCAGGAAAGGCGATCTTTATGTGACGTTTGTGGTGGATATGCCAGATGATGAATGGCTAAAAGCATTGGATCAAATC GCTCTGGAGGCTTTGGTGAAATTGCTTCCTCCAAAAAAGCCAGATCCCCCAGCCAACACCGTTACCGATGTCTCATACACTAATGCAGATACAAGCGAG TttgatgatgaatgggaagactcggacgaggaggaagaggaagaggggcCTCAATGTCGGCACCAGTAA
- a CDS encoding autophagy-like protein 8 precursor — MRSKFKDEHPFEKRKAEAERIRQKYPDRIPVICEKADRTDIPTIDKKKYLVPSDLTVGQFVYVIRKRIKLAPEKAIFIFVDEVLPPTAALMSAIYEEHKDEDGFLYVSYSGENTFGSEQ; from the exons ATGCGTTCTAAGTTCAAGGATGAGCACCCTTTCG AGAAACGAAAGGCCGAGGCAGAGAGGATCCGACAGAAATATCCGGATCGCATCCCT GTCATCTGCGAGAAAGCTGACCGTACGGACATCCCCACAATCGACAAGAAGAAGTATTTGGTGCCTTCG GACTTGACTGTTGGGCAATTTGTCTACGTTATCCGCAAGCGCATCAAACTGGCCCCTGAGAAGGCTATCTTCATCTTTGTGGACGAAGTTCTACCGCCCACGGCCGCACTGATGAGTGCTATTTATGAGGAGCACAA GGACGAGGATGGGTTTTTGTATGTTTCTTACTCTGGAGAGAACACATTCGGATCCGAGCAATAG
- a CDS encoding T-complex protein 1 subunit epsilon has translation MAPPAKLGFINTIWDELTDDDFPARLPSAPSNIETIALWGPRYPGQKIHPDSPFVTSPVEDHLGDEAIGSEEAPDHPEIWSRIINLCNMLRNLIERLPDSEPVEDLTTREHNPNGPITSHQLLAFGECFIHSLEPLRPLFPNKLTEAALEKNPDFKKYVQKLEHKFDEIERVLSRIPEVYEEVTKEACNEVMVEVEAIMICLGIGLGDE, from the exons ATGGCACCTCCAGCCAAGCTCGGTTTTATTAACACGATATGGGATGAGCTTACCGATGACGATTTTCCTGCACGGTTGCCTAGTG CTCCGTCAAATATAGAAACTATCGCTCTTTGGGGCCCTCGTTATCCAGGACAAAAGATTCACCCAGATAGCCCTTTTGTTACGTCGCCTGTAGAAGATCATTTAGGAGACGAGGCTATTGGAAGTGAGGAAGCTCCGGACCATCCTGAGATTTGGAGTCGAATAATTAATCTGTGCAATATGCTTCGCAATCTAATCGAACGTCTCCCAGACTCGGAGCCCGTTGAAGACCTCACTACTAGAGAGCATAACCCAAATGGCCCAATTACATCCCACCAACTATTGGCGTTCGGAGAGTGTTTTATTCATTCCCTGGAGCCGCTTCgacctcttttcccaaacAAGTTGACCGAAGCTGCTCTGGAAAAGAATCCAGACTTCAAAAAATACGTTCAAAAACTTGAACACAAGTTTGATGAAATTGAGCGAGTTCTTAGCCGCATTCCAGAAGTTTATGAAGAGGTTACGAAAGAAGCATGCAATGAAGTTATGGTCGAGGTCGAGGCCATCATGATTTGCTTAGGCATCGGTCTAGGGGATGAATGA